Proteins found in one Mustela lutreola isolate mMusLut2 chromosome 10, mMusLut2.pri, whole genome shotgun sequence genomic segment:
- the SLC16A1 gene encoding monocarboxylate transporter 1, whose translation MPPAVGGPVGYTPPDGGWGWAVVVGAFISIGFSYAFPKSITVFFKEIEGIFNATTSEVSWISSIMLAVMYGGGPISSILVNKYGSRPIMIVGGCLSGCGLIAASFCNTVKELYLSVGVIGGLGLAFNLNPALTMIGKYFYKRRPLANGLAMAGSPVFLSTLAPLNQAFFGIFGWRGSFLILGGLLLNCCVAGALMRPIGPPATSAGKRSKESLQEPGKSEEKKGSSDANTDLIGGNHKEEKRSVFQTVNKFLDLSLFTHRGFLLYLSGNVLMFFGLFTPLVFLSNYGKSQHYSSEKSAFLLSILAFVDMVARPSMGLVANTKWIRPRVQYFFAASVVANGVCHLLAPLSSSYIGFCVYAGFFGFAFGWLSSVLFETLMDLVGPQRFSSAVGLVTIVECCPVLLGPPLLGRLNDIYGDYKYTYWSCGVILIVAGIYLFIGMGINYRLVAKEQKAEEQQKKESKEEETSVDAAEKTKEYAAESAEQKDTEGSPKEEESPV comes from the exons ATGCCACCAGCAGTTGGAGGTCCAGTTGGATACACTCCCCCAgatggaggctgggggtgggcagtAGTAGTTGGAGCTTTCATTTCCATCGGCTTCTCTTATGCATTTCCCAAATCCATTACTGTGttcttcaaagaaattgaaggcaTATTCAATGCCACCACAAGTGAAGTATCATGGATATCCTCAATCATGTTGGCTGTCATGTATGGTGGAG GTCCGATCAGCAGTATTCTGGTGAATAAATATGGCAGCCGTCCAATCATGATTGTTGGTGGCTGCTTGTCAGGCTGTGGCTTGATTGCAGCTTCGTTCTGTAATACTGTTAAGGAACTTTACTTGAGTGTTGGAGTCATTGGAG GTCTTGGGCTTGCCTTCAATTTGAATCCCGCTCTGACCATGATTGGCAAGTATTTCTATAAGAGGCGACCGTTGGCAAATGGACTGGCCATGGCTGGCAGCCCTGTGTTCCTCTCTACCCTAGCCCCCCTCAATCAGGCTTTCTTTGGTATCTTTGGCTGGAGAGGGAGCTTCCTAATTCTCGGGGGCCTCCTCCTAAACTGCTGTGTGGCTGGAGCCCTGATGCGACCAATAGGGCCCCCAGCGACAAGTGCGGGGAAAAGGTCCAAAGAATCCCTTCAGGAACCTGGGAAATCTGAAGAGAAAAAGGGGTCAAGTGATGCAAATACAGATCTTATTGGAGGAAACCACAAAGAAGAGAAACGGTCAGTTTTCCAAACAGTTAATAAATTCCTGGATTTATCTCTGTTCACACACAGAGGCTTTTTGCTATACCTATCCGGAAATGTGCTCATGTTTTTTGGACTGTTTACCCCTTTGGTCTTTCTTAGTAATTATGGCAAGAGTCAACATTACTCTAGTGAGAAGtctgccttccttctttccattctgGCTTTTGTTGACATGGTAGCTAGACCTTCTATGGGACTTGTAGCCAACACCAAGTGGATAAGACCTCGAGTTCAGTATTTTTTTGCGGCTTCTGTTGTTGCAAACGGAGTGTGTCATCTGCTAGCACCTTTATCCTCCAGCTACATTGGGTTCTGTGTTTATGCTGGATTCTTTGGATTTGCATTTGGGTGGCTTAGCTCCGTGTTATTTGAAACCCTGATGGACCTCGTCGGACCCCAGAGGTTCTCCAGCGCCGTGGGATTGGTGACCATTGTGGAATGCTGTCCTGTCCTCCTGGGGCCACCACTTTTAG GTCGTCTGAATGACATCTACGGAGACTACAAATACACCTATTGGTCATGTGGTGTGATCCTTATTGTAGCAGGCATCTATCTCTTCATTGGCATGGGCATCAATTACCGACTTGTGGCgaaagagcagaaagcagaggagcagcagaaaaaggaaagcaaagaggaGGAGACAAGTGTCGATGCTGCTGAGAAGACAAAAGAATATGCAGCAGAATCTGCAGAGCAGAAGGACACAGAAGGAAGTCCCAAAGAGGAGGAGAGTCCAGTCTAA